One stretch of Rhodoferax lithotrophicus DNA includes these proteins:
- a CDS encoding iron-containing alcohol dehydrogenase — translation MALIYYVTQVQFEFGAIQLLQAECQRSGISRPLIVTDAGVKAAGILQKALDALTGMTVAVFDQTPSNPTEAAVRAAAALYTQQQCDGLIAVGGGSSIDCAKGVAIAATHTGPLSHYATIEGGSARITERVAPLIAVPTTAGTGSEVARGAILIVDDHRKLGFHSWHLVPKTAICDPELTLGLPPLLTAATGMDAIAHCMETFMAPAFNPPADGIALDGLARGWAHIERATRNGADREARLNMMSASMQGAMAFQKGLGCVHSLSHSLGGVNPRLHHGTLNALFLPAVIAFNAAAESLQKEKRLARMAHAMGLDSASDIGQAIQAMNTRLCLPTGLAAMGVTEDQFEAIIAGAMADHCHKTNPRIATADDYRQMLSQAM, via the coding sequence ATGGCCCTGATTTACTATGTGACGCAAGTTCAGTTTGAGTTTGGCGCGATTCAGCTGTTGCAAGCCGAGTGCCAGCGCTCGGGCATCAGCCGCCCGCTGATCGTGACCGATGCCGGAGTCAAAGCCGCCGGTATTTTGCAAAAAGCACTGGATGCCTTGACCGGCATGACGGTGGCGGTGTTTGACCAAACCCCGTCCAACCCGACCGAGGCTGCGGTACGCGCAGCCGCTGCGCTGTACACCCAGCAGCAGTGCGACGGTTTGATTGCGGTGGGTGGTGGTTCCAGCATCGACTGCGCCAAAGGGGTGGCGATTGCGGCCACCCACACCGGGCCGTTGAGCCATTACGCCACCATTGAGGGCGGCTCCGCACGCATCACCGAGCGGGTTGCGCCGCTGATTGCCGTCCCCACCACGGCAGGCACCGGCAGCGAGGTGGCGCGCGGGGCGATCCTCATCGTCGATGACCATCGCAAACTGGGGTTCCACAGCTGGCATCTGGTGCCCAAAACCGCTATTTGTGACCCTGAACTGACACTGGGCCTGCCACCCCTGCTGACCGCCGCCACCGGCATGGATGCCATTGCCCACTGCATGGAAACCTTCATGGCCCCAGCCTTCAACCCGCCTGCCGATGGCATCGCACTGGACGGCCTGGCGCGTGGCTGGGCGCACATTGAGCGTGCCACCCGCAACGGCGCTGACCGCGAAGCACGTTTGAACATGATGAGTGCCTCCATGCAAGGGGCGATGGCGTTCCAGAAAGGGCTGGGCTGCGTGCATTCACTCAGCCACAGCTTGGGTGGTGTCAATCCCCGGCTGCACCATGGTACGCTCAATGCCCTGTTTTTGCCCGCTGTGATCGCCTTCAATGCGGCGGCCGAATCACTGCAAAAAGAGAAGCGTCTTGCGCGCATGGCGCATGCCATGGGACTGGATTCTGCCAGTGATATTGGGCAAGCCATCCAAGCCATGAACACCCGTTTGTGTTTACCCACCGGTCTGGCGGCCATGGGGGTCACTGAAGATCAGTTTGAGGCCATCATCGCCGGGGCCATGGCCGACCATTGCCACAAGACCAATCCGCGTATCGCTACGGCTGATGACTATCGACAGATGTTGAGCCAGGCCATGTGA
- a CDS encoding DUF2126 domain-containing protein, which produces MSIHAALNHITHYTYDRLVNLGPQVVRLRPAPHCRSKIISYSLKVEPPVHFINWQQDPFANYQARLVFPDKTKEFKVTVDVVMDMSVYNPFDFFLEPEAEEFPFSYATDLKQELAPYLIPEPVTPLVQAYLDKIDRTKRRSVLFLVDLNQSVHHAISYTIRMEPGVQAPEETLTLGSGSCRDSAWLMVNLLRHCGLAARFVSGYLIQLKPDVKALDGPSGTEVDFTDLHAWCEVYLPGAGWVGLDATSGLLAGEGHIPLACTPQPSGAAPIEGCSDKCEVEFAHHMQVTRIYESPRVTKPYTEEQWADIMALGLAVDDELVAGDVRLTMGGEPTFVANSDRDAPEWNTDALGPSKRGFATELVHKLRNEYGQGGFLHFGQGKWYPGEQLPRWALNIYWRADGQPVWANPALFTDERSPTHYTSADAQRFTSLLASKLGVTGKYIQTAFEDSWYYLWRERRLPVNVDPFNSKLDDEMERARLRRVFEQKLDTPVGYVLPIKVTGYDDSYGAAWTTGPWFLRDERMYLMPGDSPMGLRLPLDSLPWVSEADFPYLIEQDPSVLVGTLPVYNTIAAKYAPGTAGLALGQAARRAAAEAAAASGASTSLATDKPLAASSFLAGTGPQAEAVRKMQTVTGTATASSSAVNAQSDSQSEPGDFARVPGPQESAHWITRTALCVEVRDPRRASGPKVEAIGEKSGVLYVFMPPLEKLEHYLDLLAAVEATAQELGMQLVLEGYPPPRDPRLKLLSVTPDPGVIEVNIHPSTHWKELVSNTEFLYNAAFESRLSAEKFMTDGRHTGTGGGNHFVMGGATPEDSPFLRKPELLASLLLYWHNHPSLSYLFSGMFVGPTSQAPRVDEARNDQLYELEIAIEQIYKNRELHGQSMPPWLVDRTLRNILIDATGNTHRSEISIDKMYSPDSATGRLGLLELRAFEMPPHPHMSSAQQLLLRALIARFWKTPYRTPATRWGTELHDRFMLPAFIEADFKDVMEEMREAGYAFDDSWFAPHIEFRFPLIGSVCSSGIELTLRNALEPWHVMGEENTAGGTARYVDSSLERIEVRVTGMNQSRYVVTCNGHALPLQPTGVVGEYVAGVRYKAWNPPSSLHPSIGVHAPLTFDIVDTWMKRSLGGCQYHVSHPGGLSYETLPVNAFEAESRRLSRFLAMGHTPGLMYVPPATINLPGSREFPFTLDLRRV; this is translated from the coding sequence ATGTCCATACACGCAGCACTGAATCACATCACTCACTACACCTATGACCGGCTGGTTAACCTTGGCCCACAGGTGGTGCGCTTGCGCCCGGCACCCCATTGCCGCAGCAAGATCATTTCTTACTCACTCAAGGTCGAGCCACCGGTGCACTTCATCAACTGGCAGCAAGACCCGTTTGCCAACTACCAGGCACGGCTGGTGTTCCCCGACAAAACCAAAGAATTCAAGGTCACGGTGGACGTGGTCATGGACATGTCGGTCTACAACCCGTTTGACTTCTTTCTGGAGCCCGAGGCCGAAGAGTTTCCGTTCAGTTATGCCACCGATTTGAAACAAGAGCTGGCTCCGTACCTGATCCCCGAGCCGGTCACACCCCTGGTGCAGGCTTACCTGGACAAAATCGACCGCACCAAACGCCGCAGCGTGCTGTTTCTGGTGGACTTGAACCAGAGTGTGCACCACGCCATCAGCTACACCATTCGCATGGAGCCGGGTGTACAAGCACCTGAAGAAACTCTCACACTGGGTTCAGGCTCGTGCCGTGATTCAGCCTGGCTGATGGTCAATTTGCTGCGCCACTGCGGCCTGGCGGCACGTTTTGTCTCGGGTTACCTGATTCAGTTGAAACCCGATGTCAAGGCGCTGGATGGCCCCAGCGGCACCGAGGTGGACTTCACCGATCTGCACGCCTGGTGCGAGGTGTATTTGCCCGGTGCGGGTTGGGTCGGGCTGGATGCCACTTCAGGTTTGCTGGCCGGTGAAGGCCATATTCCGCTGGCTTGTACACCACAGCCCTCAGGTGCAGCCCCCATTGAAGGCTGCTCCGACAAATGCGAGGTGGAGTTTGCCCACCACATGCAGGTGACACGCATTTATGAATCACCCCGCGTGACCAAACCCTATACCGAAGAGCAATGGGCCGATATCATGGCTTTGGGCCTCGCCGTGGACGACGAACTGGTGGCCGGTGATGTACGACTGACCATGGGTGGCGAGCCCACTTTTGTGGCCAACAGCGACCGTGATGCACCAGAATGGAACACCGATGCGCTCGGCCCTAGCAAACGTGGGTTTGCCACCGAGTTGGTGCATAAACTGCGCAACGAATACGGCCAAGGCGGTTTTCTGCATTTTGGTCAAGGCAAGTGGTATCCAGGTGAGCAGTTGCCACGCTGGGCACTGAACATTTATTGGCGCGCGGACGGCCAACCGGTGTGGGCCAACCCGGCGCTCTTTACCGATGAACGTTCGCCCACTCACTACACCTCGGCAGACGCACAGCGCTTCACCAGCCTGTTGGCGAGCAAGTTGGGAGTCACCGGCAAATACATCCAGACCGCTTTTGAAGACAGCTGGTATTACCTGTGGCGTGAACGCCGCCTGCCAGTGAATGTCGACCCGTTCAACTCCAAACTGGACGATGAAATGGAGCGTGCCCGGTTGCGCCGGGTGTTCGAGCAAAAACTCGATACCCCGGTAGGTTATGTGTTGCCGATCAAGGTCACAGGTTACGACGACAGTTATGGCGCTGCCTGGACCACCGGCCCCTGGTTTTTGCGGGACGAACGGATGTACTTGATGCCGGGTGATTCCCCCATGGGTCTGCGCCTGCCGCTGGATTCGCTGCCCTGGGTCAGTGAGGCTGACTTTCCTTACCTGATCGAGCAAGACCCATCTGTGCTGGTGGGTACTCTGCCCGTTTACAACACCATAGCAGCCAAATACGCGCCGGGTACAGCGGGTTTGGCGCTGGGCCAGGCGGCTCGTCGGGCTGCAGCAGAAGCAGCTGCAGCTTCTGGGGCTAGCACATCCTTGGCAACAGACAAGCCATTGGCGGCCAGCAGCTTTTTGGCAGGCACCGGCCCTCAGGCAGAAGCGGTTCGCAAGATGCAAACCGTGACCGGAACGGCAACTGCTTCCAGCTCAGCCGTGAATGCACAAAGCGACAGCCAGTCTGAACCCGGCGACTTTGCCCGTGTGCCCGGCCCACAAGAATCTGCCCACTGGATTACCCGCACAGCTCTGTGTGTGGAGGTGCGTGACCCACGCCGCGCCAGCGGCCCTAAAGTTGAAGCCATTGGCGAAAAATCGGGCGTGTTGTATGTATTTATGCCGCCCCTTGAAAAACTGGAACATTACCTGGATTTGCTGGCTGCCGTAGAAGCTACCGCACAAGAACTGGGCATGCAACTGGTGCTGGAAGGTTACCCGCCACCGCGTGACCCACGCCTGAAATTGCTCAGCGTTACCCCCGATCCCGGCGTGATTGAGGTCAACATTCATCCCTCCACCCACTGGAAGGAGCTGGTCAGCAACACCGAGTTCTTGTACAACGCGGCGTTTGAGTCACGCTTGTCGGCCGAAAAATTCATGACCGATGGTCGCCACACCGGCACCGGTGGCGGCAATCACTTTGTCATGGGTGGGGCTACGCCTGAAGACAGCCCGTTCTTGCGCAAACCCGAGCTGCTGGCCAGCTTGCTGCTTTATTGGCACAACCATCCTTCACTGAGCTACCTGTTCAGCGGCATGTTTGTCGGTCCAACCAGCCAGGCACCACGGGTGGATGAGGCACGCAACGACCAGCTTTACGAGCTTGAAATTGCCATTGAACAGATTTACAAAAACCGCGAGCTGCATGGTCAGAGCATGCCGCCGTGGCTGGTGGATCGCACGCTGCGCAACATCCTGATCGATGCCACCGGCAACACGCACCGCAGCGAAATCTCCATCGACAAGATGTATTCGCCCGATTCGGCCACTGGCCGCCTGGGCTTGCTGGAGCTGCGTGCCTTTGAAATGCCACCCCACCCGCACATGAGCAGCGCGCAGCAGTTGCTGCTACGCGCCCTGATTGCCCGCTTCTGGAAAACACCTTACCGCACACCTGCCACCCGCTGGGGCACCGAGTTGCATGACCGCTTTATGCTGCCGGCCTTTATTGAAGCCGATTTCAAAGATGTGATGGAGGAAATGCGCGAAGCAGGCTACGCCTTTGATGACAGCTGGTTTGCGCCACACATCGAGTTCCGCTTTCCCTTGATTGGCTCGGTATGCTCATCTGGCATTGAACTCACCCTGCGCAACGCGCTGGAGCCCTGGCATGTGATGGGTGAAGAAAACACCGCTGGTGGCACGGCACGTTATGTGGATTCGTCCCTCGAACGTATAGAAGTGCGCGTGACGGGTATGAACCAAAGCCGCTACGTGGTCACCTGTAACGGGCATGCCCTGCCTCTGCAGCCAACGGGTGTTGTGGGTGAATACGTGGCCGGGGTGCGCTACAAAGCCTGGAACCCGCCCAGCAGTTTGCACCCGAGCATTGGTGTCCATGCCCCGCTGACGTTTGACATTGTGGACACCTGGATGAAGCGCTCTTTGGGTGGCTGTCAATACCACGTGTCACACCCAGGCGGCCTGAGCTACGAAACGCTGCCGGTCAACGCCTTTGAGGCCGAGAGCCGCCGTCTGTCCCGCTTTTTGGCCATGGGTCACACGCCTGGTTTGATGTATGTACCACCTGCCACCATCAACCTGCCAGGTAGCCGTGAGTTTCCTTTTACGCTGGATTTGCGTCGGGTGTAA
- a CDS encoding MaoC family dehydratase, with amino-acid sequence MSINFRTLKNRQFEDVRHRYGATDSMLYALGIGMGTDPSDLDQLRYVYEQALLAVPTMAVVLGCPGFWMRSPDTGLDWKKILHVEQELNMHQTLRPSGEVIGKTVIESIVDKRSAGALLTTRRDVVDAATSEIVASTRSVILCRGDGHFGGGDPASPPSRWCPQGPPDRTCILPSSAQSALIYRLSGDDNPLHADIRVAQNAGFERPILHGLCTFGMAGHAALRTLCAYDPARLKKLKLKFSSPFYPGESLKTVFWTHGHGSATFQCYSLQRDVMVIHHGVVEYIE; translated from the coding sequence ATGAGCATCAATTTCAGAACACTGAAAAACCGGCAGTTTGAAGACGTGCGCCACCGTTATGGGGCCACAGACAGCATGTTGTATGCGCTGGGTATTGGCATGGGGACGGACCCAAGCGACTTGGATCAGCTGCGTTATGTGTATGAGCAAGCGCTGCTTGCTGTGCCGACGATGGCGGTGGTGTTGGGTTGTCCAGGCTTCTGGATGCGCTCGCCTGACACTGGGCTTGACTGGAAAAAGATCCTGCATGTTGAGCAGGAGCTCAACATGCACCAGACATTACGTCCAAGTGGCGAGGTTATTGGAAAGACGGTTATTGAAAGCATCGTAGACAAGCGCTCGGCAGGTGCGTTGCTCACGACCCGCCGTGATGTCGTTGATGCCGCTACATCCGAAATTGTCGCAAGTACCCGGTCCGTTATTCTGTGCCGTGGCGATGGTCATTTTGGCGGCGGAGACCCGGCGAGTCCACCCTCGCGTTGGTGTCCCCAAGGGCCACCAGACAGAACTTGTATCTTGCCAAGCTCTGCGCAATCTGCATTGATTTATCGCCTCAGCGGTGATGACAACCCGTTACATGCCGACATCCGGGTGGCACAAAACGCAGGCTTTGAGCGCCCCATTTTGCATGGCCTGTGCACGTTTGGCATGGCCGGGCACGCGGCACTACGCACGCTGTGTGCCTACGATCCAGCTCGACTGAAAAAATTGAAGCTCAAATTTTCTTCTCCGTTTTATCCGGGTGAGTCCTTGAAAACGGTGTTCTGGACGCATGGCCATGGCAGCGCTACATTTCAATGCTATTCGCTACAGCGTGATGTCATGGTTATCCATCACGGTGTCGTCGAATATATTGAATAG
- a CDS encoding nitroreductase, translating to MLTKLVTQRRSVRAYLPKQVPDALLQQVLRDARRAPSGSNLQPGAFLSIQGHARQRLSNALMEAWQHEVQEVEDYAYGPRPLPMTMRRRQVATAQALYGALGIAREDRLGRDAQFERNFHFFDAPVALLVTIHRDFGSGALMDLGMSVYGLMLAAQSHGLATCAIGAIASYPNLVRHSLQLEADCAIVCGLALGYADPTAPVNRTETTRCELNDFFQVIT from the coding sequence TTGTTGACCAAACTTGTGACACAGCGGCGATCTGTTCGGGCCTACTTGCCGAAACAGGTTCCTGATGCCCTGCTTCAGCAGGTTTTGAGGGATGCGCGCCGCGCACCCAGTGGCTCCAATCTGCAACCTGGCGCTTTTCTATCCATTCAAGGCCATGCCAGACAACGGCTTTCCAATGCCCTGATGGAAGCATGGCAACATGAGGTGCAAGAGGTAGAGGACTATGCATATGGCCCACGCCCCTTGCCAATGACCATGCGGCGGCGACAAGTCGCAACGGCGCAAGCTCTGTACGGCGCACTGGGTATTGCCCGCGAAGACCGACTGGGGCGCGATGCCCAGTTTGAGCGCAATTTCCACTTCTTTGACGCACCCGTGGCGCTTCTGGTCACGATTCATCGTGATTTTGGCAGCGGAGCCTTGATGGACTTGGGCATGTCCGTTTATGGGCTCATGCTGGCCGCACAATCCCACGGTCTTGCCACTTGCGCCATTGGTGCCATTGCAAGTTACCCCAATCTGGTGCGCCACAGCCTCCAGTTGGAGGCTGATTGCGCCATTGTCTGCGGACTGGCACTTGGGTATGCTGATCCGACCGCCCCTGTGAATCGGACAGAAACTACACGTTGTGAGCTGAATGACTTCTTCCAGGTGATCACCTGA
- a CDS encoding thiolase family protein: protein MSDPLALIAAWARSAVAPHGGAFGALQPHEIAAPVLRVLLQRAGVPAQAVDAVVIGNALGAGGNPARMLALASGLPDGCAAFSIDTQCCSGVDAVSMAVGLLASGQASVVIAGGVEAWSRSPIRQVRPMSADEPAVVYERPAFSPDPSRDPDLLVSAADYAQQYGFSRVQQDAYAVLSHQRAMTHRVALATEIVPVHGLQLDAYPRVMDLLRVARMPVAVQATAMQSVAKPCEDPPTDCSVSTLAIAAKADGAALVLLATPQACKGLGLSPLAAWVTSASVGGDSGTPLVVAEKAAMAALSRAGLESMERMGVIELHDAFAVQGLSFCKAFGLDPARINRRGGGLARGHPIGASGAISMVRMLSDLHRDEASGACGLVAVAGAGGIGSAAIFKRL, encoded by the coding sequence ATGTCTGACCCCCTTGCGCTGATTGCAGCCTGGGCACGTAGCGCCGTAGCGCCCCATGGAGGGGCGTTTGGCGCTTTGCAGCCGCACGAGATTGCCGCCCCGGTGTTGCGCGTGCTGTTGCAGCGTGCCGGTGTACCTGCACAAGCGGTTGATGCGGTTGTGATCGGCAATGCTTTGGGGGCAGGTGGCAACCCGGCCCGGATGCTGGCGCTGGCCTCAGGCCTGCCAGACGGTTGCGCGGCCTTCTCAATAGACACACAGTGCTGTTCCGGGGTGGATGCTGTCTCCATGGCTGTGGGCTTGTTGGCGTCTGGCCAGGCCTCTGTGGTGATTGCTGGCGGCGTGGAGGCCTGGAGCCGATCACCGATCCGGCAAGTACGACCGATGTCTGCCGACGAGCCCGCCGTTGTGTATGAGAGACCCGCGTTTTCCCCCGATCCTTCGCGAGATCCTGATTTGCTCGTGTCTGCCGCAGACTATGCGCAGCAGTACGGATTCAGCCGGGTTCAGCAAGATGCCTATGCGGTACTCAGTCATCAACGCGCCATGACACATCGGGTAGCACTGGCTACTGAGATCGTGCCAGTTCACGGCCTGCAACTGGATGCGTATCCACGGGTAATGGATCTTTTGCGGGTTGCCCGGATGCCCGTTGCGGTGCAAGCGACGGCCATGCAGAGCGTGGCCAAGCCATGTGAAGACCCACCAACGGATTGCTCGGTCAGCACCCTGGCCATTGCGGCGAAAGCCGATGGTGCCGCGCTGGTATTGCTGGCTACCCCGCAGGCTTGCAAGGGACTTGGTCTTTCCCCATTGGCAGCTTGGGTAACTTCAGCATCGGTGGGGGGGGATTCGGGCACACCATTGGTCGTTGCGGAAAAAGCTGCGATGGCGGCACTCTCACGTGCCGGGCTGGAGTCCATGGAGCGTATGGGGGTGATTGAGTTGCATGATGCCTTTGCGGTGCAGGGCTTAAGTTTTTGCAAGGCCTTCGGGCTTGACCCGGCACGTATCAACCGGCGTGGTGGTGGTTTGGCGCGAGGCCACCCCATTGGCGCTTCCGGGGCCATTTCAATGGTTCGTATGTTGTCTGACTTACACCGCGATGAAGCCTCTGGTGCTTGTGGGCTGGTCGCCGTTGCGGGTGCCGGTGGTATTGGCTCTGCCGCAATTTTTAAACGACTCTGA
- a CDS encoding AMP-binding protein — translation MNQGEWGNLVHAPLADWAHSRGDAVAIQSGVQGLTFAQLYAAVTQRCCDIVQARAPAKLMVNDALPVMDRLVDFLGIIASGRCAVVANPDWPAVVRQTVSMSMSTQATDLSQPLPASAFYVGYTSGSTGSPKGYMRDHQSWTSSFRACLNEFGPDAGSCILAPGKDSHSLFLFGMLLGLWTGGGVVVQEHFSAARALDTLRAGLTPCLVAVPSQLMLMVEVARHRGSAPIEAVRLILISGSRWIRARTAELRALFPCARIIEFYGSSETSFVAWMDTDDTLPMQVVGRPFNNVEIQVRGNTNANDSSFTIGHNEHVGLIYVRSPMVFMDYVVAGDDNTAAIRDGDWLCVRDLGYLDAQGYLCLAGRQNRMIVTKGKNLFAEELEAILEMHPAIESASVHGVEDPLRGCQIVAILKLQQAPTTVWPSPLQLSTWCRQSLEAYKSPRRYFVCQDWCLTASGKTDHRTLAQSLHNHLESTVLPGLPCLTPLR, via the coding sequence ATGAACCAGGGAGAATGGGGCAACCTGGTGCATGCGCCTCTGGCAGACTGGGCCCATTCGCGCGGTGATGCTGTGGCCATTCAGAGTGGGGTGCAGGGACTTACCTTTGCACAGCTTTATGCGGCTGTGACACAGCGCTGTTGCGACATCGTGCAGGCGCGTGCACCGGCAAAGCTGATGGTGAATGACGCATTACCGGTGATGGATCGGTTGGTGGACTTTCTGGGCATCATCGCCAGTGGTCGTTGTGCGGTTGTTGCAAACCCGGATTGGCCAGCAGTTGTTCGTCAGACAGTATCTATGTCCATGAGCACACAGGCCACTGATCTGTCTCAGCCGCTGCCTGCATCAGCTTTCTATGTGGGGTACACGTCCGGCAGCACCGGGTCACCCAAGGGTTACATGCGGGACCACCAATCGTGGACCAGCAGCTTTCGGGCCTGCCTGAACGAGTTCGGGCCTGACGCTGGCAGCTGCATTCTGGCTCCTGGCAAAGATTCACACTCGCTCTTTCTGTTTGGCATGCTGCTGGGACTTTGGACTGGCGGGGGTGTCGTGGTGCAAGAACATTTTTCGGCTGCCCGTGCACTGGACACTTTGCGTGCTGGGCTCACCCCTTGCCTGGTTGCCGTGCCCAGCCAGCTGATGCTGATGGTAGAAGTCGCAAGGCATCGGGGCTCTGCCCCGATTGAAGCCGTCAGACTCATTTTGATCAGTGGTTCGCGCTGGATTCGTGCTCGTACCGCAGAACTTCGTGCTCTGTTTCCATGTGCACGCATCATCGAGTTTTATGGGTCTTCAGAGACCAGTTTTGTTGCCTGGATGGACACCGATGACACGCTGCCCATGCAGGTGGTGGGCCGCCCATTCAATAACGTGGAGATACAGGTGCGTGGCAACACCAACGCAAACGACAGCTCCTTCACCATTGGTCACAATGAACACGTGGGTTTGATCTATGTGCGCAGTCCCATGGTTTTCATGGACTATGTGGTGGCGGGTGATGACAACACTGCGGCCATCCGAGACGGTGACTGGCTGTGTGTACGCGACCTGGGATACCTTGATGCGCAGGGGTATCTTTGCCTGGCGGGTCGTCAAAACCGCATGATCGTGACCAAAGGGAAAAACTTGTTTGCGGAGGAGCTGGAGGCTATTCTGGAGATGCATCCCGCCATTGAAAGCGCTTCCGTGCATGGGGTGGAGGATCCGCTTCGTGGTTGTCAGATTGTCGCTATTCTCAAACTGCAACAAGCCCCGACAACGGTGTGGCCTAGCCCATTGCAGCTTTCCACTTGGTGTCGTCAAAGTCTGGAGGCCTACAAGTCGCCCCGGCGCTATTTTGTCTGTCAGGACTGGTGCCTGACGGCCAGCGGCAAGACCGACCACCGAACGCTGGCGCAAAGTCTGCACAATCACCTTGAGTCGACGGTATTACCAGGGTTGCCATGTCTGACCCCCTTGCGCTGA
- a CDS encoding biotin transporter BioY, giving the protein MKSSRSLALVSLFAALMAVLGLVPKIDLPLGVPITLQTLGVMLAGCLLGPKRGLQAMLLFLCALALGLPLLSGGRGGLGVFMAPSTGYLIGMPFGAFVTGWMMSLLPCGTPGRTAISAFIASSFGGLLTVHALGVAGLVKIAHLTWTQAFLGTLVFVPGDLIKCALCAMVVHTVARGVPDWHFGGRALK; this is encoded by the coding sequence ATGAAGTCATCCCGTTCTCTGGCCCTTGTCTCCTTGTTTGCCGCATTGATGGCTGTTCTTGGCCTTGTTCCCAAAATTGATTTACCTCTGGGGGTACCGATCACACTTCAGACACTTGGCGTGATGCTGGCAGGTTGTCTGTTGGGTCCCAAAAGAGGTTTACAAGCCATGTTGCTGTTTTTGTGTGCCTTGGCTTTGGGGTTGCCGCTTCTGTCCGGTGGGCGTGGTGGCTTGGGTGTGTTTATGGCACCTTCAACCGGTTATTTGATTGGTATGCCCTTTGGCGCTTTTGTGACCGGCTGGATGATGAGCCTGCTTCCGTGCGGCACACCCGGGCGTACCGCAATCAGCGCCTTTATCGCGTCCAGTTTTGGCGGTTTGCTCACCGTACATGCCCTCGGCGTTGCGGGCTTGGTGAAGATAGCCCATTTGACGTGGACACAGGCCTTCTTGGGTACGCTGGTCTTTGTCCCCGGTGACTTGATCAAATGTGCGCTGTGTGCCATGGTGGTGCACACAGTAGCCCGTGGTGTGCCAGATTGGCACTTTGGAGGCCGTGCGCTGAAATGA
- a CDS encoding energy-coupling factor transporter transmembrane component T family protein has protein sequence MGSLYSEHQTWLHRVPAAIKLIFFAVLGSVQFLLDSSNVLMVSALACSLLFASLGRATYPAFKLVRAVLLAGLLIMVFHAYMHQPVLGMVSALRLFSASLLGIALTLTTRSRDLLSVFESLLSPLQRVGIKTERLALQLAMMLRFTEHFFVVWKRLDDAHRIRTGKAGGLTILAPLTIKMLVSARRVADTLELRLGE, from the coding sequence GTGGGAAGTCTTTACAGTGAACATCAAACCTGGTTGCATCGGGTTCCGGCCGCCATCAAGTTGATTTTTTTTGCCGTACTTGGCTCAGTGCAGTTTCTGTTGGACAGTAGCAATGTGCTCATGGTCAGCGCATTGGCGTGTAGTCTGCTGTTTGCCTCACTCGGGCGAGCCACTTACCCGGCGTTCAAACTGGTGAGGGCCGTTCTGCTGGCCGGTCTTTTGATCATGGTATTTCATGCCTACATGCATCAACCTGTGCTGGGTATGGTGAGTGCCCTGCGACTCTTCAGTGCGTCGCTGCTCGGGATTGCGCTGACCTTGACCACGCGCTCCAGAGATTTGTTGAGTGTGTTTGAGAGCCTGCTCTCACCGCTGCAGCGTGTGGGTATCAAGACCGAGCGACTTGCTTTGCAGTTGGCCATGATGTTGCGCTTCACCGAACATTTTTTCGTGGTTTGGAAGCGACTTGATGATGCACATCGCATCCGCACCGGGAAAGCCGGTGGTCTGACGATCCTGGCACCGCTGACCATCAAGATGCTGGTCTCCGCGCGCCGGGTCGCAGATACACTCGAATTGCGTCTGGGTGAATGA